A genome region from Nymphalis io chromosome Z, ilAglIoxx1.1, whole genome shotgun sequence includes the following:
- the LOC126780317 gene encoding uncharacterized protein LOC126780317 produces MTRIQCLLFTMIVLADAINRSVYKIVLTQKGFAQFLQYDLETPPIREFTFCTWLRFFDLAGDQSLFTYIANGNNRVVRLWLDSGGRHIKISMNGRASSSALVDINKNSWRHICLSYQSDFGAWALYVDGRLESCEAAQSLYGFVIPGGGSVIIGYGITDSGIPSGLDGEVFGANMILTSTIERNYTIKKDPEFRQKTFTRNKLLANNNNKYIVLGNVSSDTVQYSSETLSFPFYNTTRNFKKFTTPHSTIEHDVGVDFSPVKMKSTDASNEKEILDFSLVDKKFKGNGDKVKFWTLMSQTGNSSKFKGRNSKSRELSGSKFQEFPKVSEYETLPPPSSFQGFVRSNFKIKKPMITPTFETKEYGKANSAKIVSDQNSNGVFDTEKTPPPEKNAKVYGQWTSSQFANSVLNYIKSLNNQRQQRKIPSTIPLIKLSDSSPYASDFKLTKIRPPYKIQRRTIMDKRIDKREVYHPEINMGNLHHDISSAILESHAKTQGHDIKIIDRRILKDNKGHSIYRDVDNQLSSEILKPRHFVAASKINLNNFQARFNIYRNSNLMTILPFLKSTEYFIDGNNNKKTRTSNDIYTKSLSNANKWHNVKSFSNDYTPRHINMESDENQITIDTKVAEANKKYPSIRLKYMPNNHKIVKNLDEEPILNARSKAMEISNLSNTNLDSISILKYNHGFLPSYNINSPLLGNNVRDENTSDKNKFNQNVKIENALNERFIIGNNEEQNKQSFIGGDEKVPDINNYRSDLDHKGENVTPSVGLKICKNAELYDRLFYVQPDGSVDVTQILSPIKKKNLGIEFIKQNYKKCSLEESIFKHSSLLFIDWNKTPVRLFGGSYPQKTKDLCGFF; encoded by the exons ATGACACGAATACAATGTTTACTTTTTACAATGATTGTCTTGGCCGACGCAATAAATCGTTCCGTCTACAAAATAGTCCTCACCCAAAAAGGATTCGCTCAA TTCCTTCAATACGATTTAGAAACTCCGCCGATAAGGGAATTCACATTTTGCACTTGGCTACGATTTTTCGACCTGGCTGGCGATCAGAGCTTGTTCACTTATATCG caaACGGTAATAACCGTGTAGTAAGGCTTTGGCTTGATTCTGGAGGACggcatattaaaatatcaatgaacGGACGGGCTTCATCGAGTGCACTGgtcgatattaataaaaattcgtGGCGTCATATATGCCTTTCCTACCAATCAGATTTTGGCGCGTGGGCACTATACGTGGATGGACGACTGGAATCCTGCGAGGCCGCACAAAGT CTTTATGGTTTCGTGATTCCTGGTGGAGGAAGCGTCATTATCGGTTACGGTATAACCGACTCAG GTATTCCAAGCGGCCTAGATGGTGAGGTATTTGGAGCGAACATGATACTTACTTCAACAATAGAGCgcaattatacaattaaaaaagatCCTGAATTTCGACAAAAAACATTTACTAGAAATAAGTTATTAgctaacaataacaataaatatatagtacttGGCAATGTTTCTAGTGACACGGTACAATATTCTTCTGAAACATTGAGTTTTCCTTTTTACAATACTActcgaaattttaaaaaatttacaacgCCACACAGTACAATAGAACACGATGTTGGTGTAGATTTTTCACCGGTAAAAATGAAATCGACTGATGCTTCAAATGAAAAAGAAATTTTGGATTTTTCGTTAGTGGATAAAAAATTTAAGGGCAATGGTGATAAGGTAAAATTTTGGACTCTCATGAGTCAAACTGGCAATAGCAGCAAATTTAAAGGAAGAAATAGTAAAAGTAGGGAGCTATCTGGTTCTAAATTTCAAGAATTTCCTAAAGTATCAGAATACGAAACACTACCACCTCCGTCATCATTTCAAGGTTTTGTGCgctcaaattttaaaataaagaaaccaATGATAACGCCTACTTTTGAAACAAAGGAATACGGAAAAGCTAATTCTGCGAAAATTGTTTCCGACCAAAATAGTAACGGAGTATTTGATACGGAAAAAACTCCACCGCCAGAGAAAAATGCAAAAGTATACGGTCAATGGACAAGTTCACAATTCGCCAAtagtgttttaaattatattaaaagtttaaacaaTCAAAGACAACAAAGAAAAATACCATCAACAATCCCACTAATTAAACTGTCTGATTCATCTCCTTATGCATCTGAtttcaaattaacaaaaatcCGTCCAccttataaaatacaaagaagAACTATTATGGACAAACGTATTGATAAACGCGAGGTTTACCATCCAGAAATAAATATGGGAAACTTACATCACGACATAAGCAGTGCAATTTTAGAATCCCACGCTAAGACTCAGGgtcatgatataaaaataattgatcgTAGAATTCTAAAAGATAACAAAGGTCATAGCATCTATAGGGATGTAGATAACCAATTGTCAAGCGAAATACTAAAACCACGACATTTCGTTGCTGCttcgaaaattaatttaaataactttcaagctcgttttaatatttacagaaacAGTAATTTAATGACAAtacttccatttttaaaatcgaCCGAATACTTCATAGATGGAAATAACAACAAGAAAACTAGAACTAGCAATGATATATACACTAAAAGTCTATCAAATGCAAATAAGTGGCACAATGTTAAATCTTTTAGTAATGATTACACGCCGCGACATATTAATATGGAATCAGATGAAAATCAGATCACTATTGATACAAAAGTAGCCGAAgcgaataaaaaatatccttCAATTAGGTTAAAATATATGCCAAATAATcacaaaatagtaaaaaatcttGACGAAGAACCTATTTTGAATGCTCGTAGCAAGGCAATGGAAATATCTAATTTATCAAATACTAATCTGGATtcaatttctatattaaaatacaatcatGGCTTTTTACCAAGCTACAATATTAATTCACCCCTCTTAGGTAATAATGTTCGAGATGAAAATActtctgataaaaataaattcaatcaaaatgTTAAGATAGAGAATGCTTTGAATGAGCGTTTTATAATTGGAAATAATGAAGAGCAAAATAAGCAAAGTTTTATTGGAGGAGACGAGAAGGTTccggatataaataattatagatctGATTTGGATCATAAAGGTGAAAATGTAACTCCTTCTGTCGGATTGAAAATTTGCAAAAATGCCGAATTATACGATCGATTGTTTTACGTTCAGCCAGATGGTAGTGTTGACGTCACACAAATACTATCgcctattaagaaaaaaaatttaggtattgaatttattaagcaaaattataaaaaatgttctttaGAAGAGTCTATATTTAAACATAGTTCTTTGTTATTTATCGATTGGAATAAAACACCCGTTAGACTATTCGGAGGTTCATATCCTCAAAAAACAAAAGATCTATGTggttttttctaa